The Cytobacillus sp. NJ13 sequence AAAGCATATATTGGGTTTGATGAAGGGCTAGCACATGAGTTCTATGCAGGGGCCGATTTATTCTTAATGCCTTCACAATTTGAGCCATGCGGTTTAGGGCAGATGATTGCAATGAGATATGGATCAATTCCCATCGTCAGGGAAACAGGCGGTTTAAATGATACTGTTCATTCTTATAATGAAGACAAAGGAGAAGGCAACGGTTTTTCCTTCAGTCATTTTAATGCCCATGACATGCTGTACACTATTAGAAGAGCAATAAGCTTTTACGGTGACAGCAAAATATGGGAGCAAATTATGAAAAATGCAATGGGAATGGATAACAGCTGGGCACAATCTGCTTTCAAATACAATCAGCTATATGCAGGCCTTGTTTCAAGGAGTGAAAGCCATGTTTTCTGATCGCGATGAGTTCAAAGAGGAATTCCTGAAGAAACTGGAGATGACATGCGGTAAAAGCTTTGGTGAAAGCACAGAAAGAGATCAATACTTCACGCTCGGAAATATGATCAGGGAACATGTGAGCACAGAGTGGATTAATACAAATGAACGGTACCGCATCGACCGTGAAAAGCAGGTATATTACTTATCCATCGAGTTTTTATTGGGGCGCCTGCTTCATCATAATCTGATAAACCTGGGAATAGAGGAGGTTGTCAAGGAAGGCCTGGCAGACCTGGGAATTGACTTGAACCGCCTTGAAGAAATTGAGGCAGATGCAGGGCTTGGAAACGGCGGGCTGGGACGTCTGGCAGCTTGCTTTATGGATTCACTGGCTTCCTTAAATCTTCCAGGCCATGGCTGTGGAATTCGCTATAAGCATGGCCTATTTGAGCAGAAAATCGTAGATGGCTATCAGGTGGAGCTTCCGGAGCAGTGGCTGCGGAACGGACATGTCTGGGAAGTAAGAAAAGCAGACCTGGCAATTGAAGTTCCTTTTTGGGGCAAAGTCGAAACGGCAGAGGACAACGGCAGGCTTGTGTTCCGCCATGTGAATGCTGAGACAATTTCGGCTGTTCCTTACGATATGCCTGTCGCTGGCTATAAAACAGATACGATTAACACTCTAAGGCTCTGGAATGCTGAACCGTCTCCTTATCCTGTAAATCATGATATTTTAAAATATAAAAGGGAAACCGAATCGGTTTCGGAGTTTCTATATCCTGATGATACCCATGATGAGGGGAAGATTCTGAGGCTTAAGCAGCAATACTTTCTTGTTTCGGCCAGTATCCGTTCCATTGTGCGTTCCTATCGAAAGCAGCATAATAGTTTAAGAGATTTCCATGAATATGTGAGCATTCATATTAATGATACACATCCGGTCCTTGCCATTCCTGAACTTATGAGAATCCTGCTGGATGAAGAGGGAATGGACTGGGAGGAAGCCTGGGACATTACGGTCCGGACGATTGCCTATACGAATCATACAACTCTTTCAGAGGCTTTGGAGAAATGGCCAGTCCGTATTTTTCAGCCTTTACTGCCGCGGATTTACATGATAGTGAATGAAATCAATGAACGATTTTGCCGAGGGCTTTGGGAAAGATACCCGGGTGACTGGAAGCGGATTGAGGATATGGCAATCATCGCACATGACCAGGTTAAGATGGCACACCTTGCCCTTGTCGGCAGTTCAAGCGTCAATGGTGTTGCCGCGCTTCATACAGAAATATTAAAGAAGCGGGAAATGAATCAGTTTTATGATATTTTTCCTGAGAAGTTTAATAATAAAACCAATGGGATCACACACAGAAGATGGCTGCTGAAAGCCAATCCGCTTTTATCTGGTCTTATTAATGAAAGCATTGGGGCTGGCTGGATTCGGGAACCTGAAAAGCTTCACGAACTGGCAGATTTTAAGAATGATAGAATTTTCCTTGATCAGCTGCATAAGGTTAAGCAAATGAACAAGGAAAGATTGGCAAAGCGCATCCAGGAGCAGCAGGGCATAATTGTTGATACGTCTTCAATTTTTGATATTCAGGTTAAGCGTCTGCATGCTTATAAGCGCCAGCTGTTAAATATTCTTCATGTTATGCATTTATATAATAGGCTGAAGGAAGATTCCAATTTCCGAATACATCCGCGGACATTTATTTTCGGAGCAAAAGCTTCGCCAGGCTATTACTATGCCAAGAAAATCATTAAATTAATTAATACCGTGGCTGAAAAGGTGAACAATGACCCGCAGACAAAAGATGTTCTAAAGGTTATCTTCCTGGAGAATTACCGGGTTTCGCTAGCGGAGGAAATATTCCCGGCTGCAGATATCAGCGAGCAAATTTCAACGGCAAGCAAGGAAGCTTCCGGTACAGGCAATATGAAATTCATGATGAATGGCGCTTTGACAGTGGGTACGCTTGATGGAGCCAATATTGAGATAAAAGAAAAAGCAGGAGATGACAATATTTTCATCTTTGGTCTAACGGCAGATGAGGTGCTCAGCTATTACCAAAATGGCGGGTATAATTCCAGAGAGTATTATCATCATGATAAGCGAATCCGCCTGGTTGCCGACCAGCTCGTGAATGGATTTTTCCTGGATGCCGATGATGAATTCGAGCCCATTTTTGATTCACTGCTGATGGAAAATGACCAATACTTTGTGTTGAGGGATTTTGCTTCATATGTCAATATCCAGAAAGAAGCTGGGAAAGTATATGAGGATCGGGAACAATGGCTGAAAATGAGCTTAATGAACATTGCCAGCTCAGGCTATTTCTCAAGCGACCGCACAATCAGCGAATATGCCCGGGAAATCTGGAGAATCAAGCCCGCTGGCGTTGAGATGATGAATAAGTAAAAGGAGAACAGCCTTTCCAGTGAGAAAGGCTGTTTTTGGTTGATTAGTGCGAATAACGCCCAAAAGGAAAGTCCTTAAGAGAAAATGGGAGTTAATTAGGGGGATAGCGTCCAAAATGAAGGTACTGAAGAGAAAATGGAAGTTAATCAGTGGGAATAGCGTCCAAAATGAAGGTGCTTAAGAGAAAATGGAAGTTAATCAGGAGGATTAACTCCCAAACTGTAGATGCGCAAGAGAGAAAAGCAGTTAATCACAAACAGCGGTTTCCAAGAGAGTCTATAATCTTTCTAAGGTTCATTGAGGCAGGAGATCTACACTTTACTGCGCCTAACAGGCATAGTGCAGCAGCGGAAGGCACCTCCTGATTTGATAATTTCAGTAATGTCTACCTCAATGACTTCATAGCCCCTGGACCTGAGCTCTTTATTGACATTCTTATTGATGGGAAGGCTGAAGATTTTTTTATTGCCGATAGAGAGGACATTGGTTCCGAGCGTGAATTGCTCCTCTTCCGACACTTTTATTAAATCATAGCGTGATTCCAGCATTTTAACTTTTTCCCCGTGGATCTCTCCTGGAAAGATAAGAGCTTCCTCAGGAGAAATAATATTGAATACACAATCAAGATGCAGATATGTATCTGTGAAAGGGATGGAGACGACATCATAATCGGGCATAAGGCCGCGAAGATGCTCGATCGCTTCTTCGTGGGTACGGCTGCTCACTCCAGCATATATGGTTTGGCCATCTATCAGGACGTCTCCTCCCTCTATGAGGTCTCCCGTAAGATTGTAAAAAGGGACCTGGTTTACTTCCAGCCATTGTTTCAGTACATTTTCTTCTCCTTGCCGAATATCTGCTGCCATTTCTGCAACATATACCTTTTCTCCAAGTGTAAATCCGATATCGCGGGTAAAAACTTGCTCAGGATATTTTTCAAGCGGGGGCAGTAAAACCACATTGATTCCCTGCTCCTTTAATGCACTGACAAAATGTTTGTGCTGTTTCATGGCTGTGTCTATATTAATTCCTTCTTTTTCATAATGCTTTTGTGTTTCATTAATTGTATCTACAATCGTCATGTACTTAGGTTCACAGACCACTACTTGTTCAAGTTTGTCATATTCTGAAAAGCATGCTGCTTTTATTTGTCCGGACATAATGAACCTCCCAGCAAGTTATTCTTAAAATAATATTGCCTATGAGAAGCAGTTTTACTCTGCAAAGTAAAATTATTAACAATAATTGCCACTTCAAAAAAGGTTTAAAAACCCTGATAATGAAATCATTAGACATAAAGGGGGTAGCTGTTAAATGTACCAAATCGAGAGAGGATCAATGGAAGAAGTTTTGCTGCATCTTCAGAATATTGGACTGCAACTAAATGAATTCGAGAAAACAAATGATTCTATTCCGGTGAAAAATTATAAAGAACTGCTGGAATTCAGCATCTCCATTGCCCGCCGCACAAACGATGTTTCTGATACGATTGATGAGATCATCCAGGATATCGAATCCAAACTATAAATATATATAAGGGTATCTTATTTTGCCATTTGACATAAAAAAGCGATGCAGCCGCATCGCTTTTACTTTAATCCTTATCTTCATCCACATAGCCGTCAGTCTGATGATACGGAACATCACCATAAGGTGCTTCGATATCATTTTCATCCAGCATCGCTTCATACTCTTCCTGTTTCTTGGAAGGATAGATTTTTCTTTCCTTGCCTTCAAGATCATTTCCGATAAATGTCTCATAATCCTCTGTAAACCCTTCGTCATCATGCCCTTCATTATAAAGGGAGTTATAATCTTCATAGTCCCCTCTTAAGTCTGATGGTGTCTCAGAAGTGCCAAAACGGGCAACTTCCTGGAAGCTGTCTTCGTTATCCACGACTTCTCTGAATTGATGATGCTGAAAGGTATTCCCGTGCGCAGGTTCGAGTACATCTTCTTCGACAGGGCGGTCTCCCGGCACATTTTGTTCCGGGCTGTGTTCCTTGCAGTAAAGGGTTGCTGGAATCACTTCGAGTCGCTCATATGGAATTTCAGCCCCGCACTCCTTGCATTTGCCATATGAACCATTTTCAATTGCCTGCAGTGCTGCATTCACTTTATTCAACTCAGAGTCGTGATGCTCTTCTAAAGCAAAATCCTTTTCACGTTCATAAAGTTCAGAGCCCATATCAGCTGGATGGTTGTCATACATGGAAAGCTCACCCACTGTATCTCTGGCATTTGCACCTTCCAGACTTCCTTCTTTATTGCCTTGAAGCTGGGATTCCAGTGATTTTTTTTCATCATTCAATTCTTTTTTAAAATGGCTGATTTGTTCATTGGTCAACATATTATGTCACATCCTTGGTTTTGATAATTTTTATAAAAGGCCTGCTGATGCCATAGTCAAGCCCATAATAAAGCCGAGCTCTGCCGCTCTTGCTCTGACGAGTATTAAGAATCTTAGTCCATATGGGTTTAGTATGGACGTTGTTGGCAAAATCATAACGGAAGAAATAATTTTAGGGTCAAGCATCTTCCTTAAGTAAAAAATACCCGTTAAAAATGGGATAAAACCAAGATGGTGCTTTCTGCTGTTTTTTTCCAAACAAAAACCCCTACTATAAAAGCAGAGGTTCCTTTAAATTATAGAAGATATCCGAGAAACAAGCCTACTGATAAAAGAAAGCCAAAGATTGTATTTGTCTGGGCAGTCGCTTTCATCGCGGGCATCATTTGCATAGGCAGTGTTTTTCCGATGAAGCCTTTCGTTGCTTTAATGGCCTTAGGCGCACTAAGAACAACGATAGCAAGCCATGGTGTTATGATGTTCATGGCGATTAATATGAAAACCCATGCATACGAAACGATGAACATTGCGGCAAGCAGCTTGATGGCTCCTTTTTTCCCTAAAAGAATTGCCAATGTCTTGCGGCCGAATTCCTTATCGCCGTCCAGGTCTCTGATATTATTGGCCAGCAGAATGGCGCCAACAAGAATCAAAATAGGGAAGGAAACTAAAACACTTGTTGCTGTTACGGTTCCTGCCTGAATGTAAAAAGAAATTAGGATGATCAGCATGCCCATGAAAAAACCTGCAAATATTTCACCAAATGGTGTGTACGCTATCGGAAGCGGACCGCCTGTATATAAATATCCTACTGCCATGGAGGCAAGTCCAATTGCTGCAATCCACCAGCTTGTGTTCATGCAAATATAGAATCCAAGCAATATTGAAATCCCATAAAGGCCAAAAGCCAGGTTCAGAACCGTTTTTGGTTTGATTCCTTCCCGGACAATAGCTCCGCCAATTCCGACAGAGTCTTCCGTATCAAGCCCTCTTTTGAAGTCGTAGTATTCGTTAAACATATTAGTGGCAGCCTGAATCAGCAAGCTTGCTGCCAGCATAGCAAAAAACAGGCCGAAATTTATTTCAGTAAGTTCCATTGCAAGAGCTGTTCCAAGCAGAACCGGCACAAAGGCAGCAGTAAGAGTATGTGGCCTGGTCAGCTGCCACCAGACCCTCCAGTTCTTTGAGTTGGAAGCAGGCGGAAAATTGGTCTGTGCTTGTGGTTGCATGATAACTCTCCCCTTTTTGATCTATTCTGTAATGATATTAATAATTGCATCATTCAAACTTGTTTATTTTAACCGATTACCAGGGTATTGTCAAAGTAAAACGCTATACGGCTATATACCAAACACCTTAAGTTTAGGTAAATAAGGCAAGAGTGTCAACGTATTATTGCCGTAAATAAAACCGGTATTTTCCATGGTTAAGGGAACTTTGAAGCAGCACAATTCGGAAATAACAGCGCTATTTGCTGAATTGAGTTCAATTCATATTATAGATGCCTAAAGTAAGCTATAATATAATAAGGATATAAAAAGGAATGGCGTGATTGACATCATTGACATTCCCTGAATCACAGGTGTATCTTA is a genomic window containing:
- a CDS encoding glycogen/starch/alpha-glucan phosphorylase — protein: MFSDRDEFKEEFLKKLEMTCGKSFGESTERDQYFTLGNMIREHVSTEWINTNERYRIDREKQVYYLSIEFLLGRLLHHNLINLGIEEVVKEGLADLGIDLNRLEEIEADAGLGNGGLGRLAACFMDSLASLNLPGHGCGIRYKHGLFEQKIVDGYQVELPEQWLRNGHVWEVRKADLAIEVPFWGKVETAEDNGRLVFRHVNAETISAVPYDMPVAGYKTDTINTLRLWNAEPSPYPVNHDILKYKRETESVSEFLYPDDTHDEGKILRLKQQYFLVSASIRSIVRSYRKQHNSLRDFHEYVSIHINDTHPVLAIPELMRILLDEEGMDWEEAWDITVRTIAYTNHTTLSEALEKWPVRIFQPLLPRIYMIVNEINERFCRGLWERYPGDWKRIEDMAIIAHDQVKMAHLALVGSSSVNGVAALHTEILKKREMNQFYDIFPEKFNNKTNGITHRRWLLKANPLLSGLINESIGAGWIREPEKLHELADFKNDRIFLDQLHKVKQMNKERLAKRIQEQQGIIVDTSSIFDIQVKRLHAYKRQLLNILHVMHLYNRLKEDSNFRIHPRTFIFGAKASPGYYYAKKIIKLINTVAEKVNNDPQTKDVLKVIFLENYRVSLAEEIFPAADISEQISTASKEASGTGNMKFMMNGALTVGTLDGANIEIKEKAGDDNIFIFGLTADEVLSYYQNGGYNSREYYHHDKRIRLVADQLVNGFFLDADDEFEPIFDSLLMENDQYFVLRDFASYVNIQKEAGKVYEDREQWLKMSLMNIASSGYFSSDRTISEYAREIWRIKPAGVEMMNK
- a CDS encoding dimethylarginine dimethylaminohydrolase family protein translates to MSGQIKAACFSEYDKLEQVVVCEPKYMTIVDTINETQKHYEKEGINIDTAMKQHKHFVSALKEQGINVVLLPPLEKYPEQVFTRDIGFTLGEKVYVAEMAADIRQGEENVLKQWLEVNQVPFYNLTGDLIEGGDVLIDGQTIYAGVSSRTHEEAIEHLRGLMPDYDVVSIPFTDTYLHLDCVFNIISPEEALIFPGEIHGEKVKMLESRYDLIKVSEEEQFTLGTNVLSIGNKKIFSLPINKNVNKELRSRGYEVIEVDITEIIKSGGAFRCCTMPVRRSKV
- a CDS encoding TraR/DksA C4-type zinc finger protein; this encodes MLTNEQISHFKKELNDEKKSLESQLQGNKEGSLEGANARDTVGELSMYDNHPADMGSELYEREKDFALEEHHDSELNKVNAALQAIENGSYGKCKECGAEIPYERLEVIPATLYCKEHSPEQNVPGDRPVEEDVLEPAHGNTFQHHQFREVVDNEDSFQEVARFGTSETPSDLRGDYEDYNSLYNEGHDDEGFTEDYETFIGNDLEGKERKIYPSKKQEEYEAMLDENDIEAPYGDVPYHQTDGYVDEDKD
- a CDS encoding 1,4-dihydroxy-2-naphthoate polyprenyltransferase, with translation MQPQAQTNFPPASNSKNWRVWWQLTRPHTLTAAFVPVLLGTALAMELTEINFGLFFAMLAASLLIQAATNMFNEYYDFKRGLDTEDSVGIGGAIVREGIKPKTVLNLAFGLYGISILLGFYICMNTSWWIAAIGLASMAVGYLYTGGPLPIAYTPFGEIFAGFFMGMLIILISFYIQAGTVTATSVLVSFPILILVGAILLANNIRDLDGDKEFGRKTLAILLGKKGAIKLLAAMFIVSYAWVFILIAMNIITPWLAIVVLSAPKAIKATKGFIGKTLPMQMMPAMKATAQTNTIFGFLLSVGLFLGYLL